A stretch of Candidatus Dormiibacterota bacterium DNA encodes these proteins:
- the thrS gene encoding threonine--tRNA ligase, translating into MADDPVDDAAEAGPPLEAPESPTLDILRHSAAHLMAAAVVDLYPGAQYDVGPAIQDGFFYNFQLPGGATLSETELAAVEGRMRELVKKRIPFERELLSREDARALFTDMGQPFKVDIIDRMPDSVDSVGIYRTGDFVDLCRGPHVRDTGMLKATRLLRVAGVYWRGDERNPQLQRIYGTAWFTRDELEAHLERLAEAERRDHRRIGRELDLFSVSEELGGGLVLWHPRGGLVRGLIEDHWREAHRRGGYEQVFSPHIAQRTLWETSKHVDFYADSMYSPMDVDGRPYQLKPMNCPFHILIYKDRLRSYRELPIRLAELGTVYRYERSGVLHGLLRVRGFTQDDAHIFCRPDQIEDEIGKVIDFSMEMFRTFGFEEVSIYLSTRPEKAIGTDEQWQAAEAALERQLRIRGIDIVVNPGDGAFYGPKIDMKVLDALGREWQCATVQFDFSQPENFGIEYIGEDGERHRPVMVHRALLGSMERFFGVLIEHYAGHFPLWLAPVQCTVIPVQDDVPEVVELAGSIVARLAAAGLRGEVSAKPGERMGARIREAKLQRVAYIVVVGKQDVERGDGVVRVEDARRGVKEDVAVDELVARLRAEVEEKRPR; encoded by the coding sequence ATGGCCGACGATCCTGTCGACGACGCCGCGGAGGCCGGGCCGCCGCTGGAGGCGCCCGAGAGCCCGACCCTGGACATCCTGCGTCACAGCGCCGCCCACCTGATGGCCGCGGCCGTGGTCGACCTCTACCCCGGCGCGCAGTACGACGTCGGGCCCGCCATCCAGGACGGTTTCTTCTACAACTTCCAGCTGCCCGGCGGCGCCACCCTCTCCGAGACCGAGCTCGCCGCGGTGGAGGGGAGGATGCGCGAGCTGGTGAAGAAGCGCATCCCCTTCGAGCGCGAGCTGCTGAGCCGCGAGGACGCGCGCGCCCTGTTCACGGACATGGGTCAGCCGTTCAAGGTCGACATCATCGACCGCATGCCTGATTCGGTCGACAGTGTCGGTATCTACCGCACCGGCGACTTCGTCGACCTCTGCCGCGGGCCCCACGTGCGCGACACCGGGATGCTCAAGGCCACCCGGCTGCTCCGGGTCGCCGGCGTGTACTGGCGCGGCGACGAGCGCAATCCGCAGCTGCAGCGCATCTACGGCACCGCCTGGTTCACCAGGGACGAGCTCGAGGCCCACCTCGAGCGGCTCGCCGAGGCGGAGCGTCGCGACCATCGCCGGATCGGCCGCGAACTCGACCTCTTCAGCGTCAGCGAGGAGCTGGGCGGCGGGCTGGTGCTCTGGCACCCCCGCGGCGGCCTGGTCCGCGGCCTCATCGAGGACCACTGGCGCGAGGCCCATCGCCGCGGCGGCTACGAGCAGGTCTTCAGCCCCCACATCGCCCAGCGCACCCTCTGGGAGACCAGCAAGCACGTCGACTTCTACGCGGACTCGATGTACTCGCCGATGGACGTGGACGGCCGGCCGTACCAGCTCAAGCCGATGAACTGCCCGTTCCACATCCTCATCTACAAGGACCGCCTGCGCTCCTACCGCGAGCTGCCGATCCGGCTCGCGGAGCTGGGGACGGTGTACCGCTACGAGCGCAGCGGGGTGCTCCACGGGCTGCTGCGGGTGCGCGGCTTCACCCAGGACGACGCCCACATCTTCTGCCGCCCCGACCAGATCGAGGACGAGATCGGCAAGGTCATCGACTTCTCGATGGAGATGTTCCGCACCTTCGGGTTCGAGGAGGTGAGCATCTATCTCAGCACCCGGCCGGAGAAGGCGATCGGCACCGACGAGCAGTGGCAGGCGGCGGAGGCGGCGCTGGAGCGCCAGCTGCGCATCCGCGGCATCGACATCGTGGTCAACCCCGGCGACGGTGCCTTCTACGGACCCAAGATCGACATGAAGGTGCTCGACGCGCTGGGGCGGGAGTGGCAGTGCGCCACCGTGCAGTTCGACTTCTCCCAGCCGGAGAACTTCGGCATCGAGTACATCGGCGAGGACGGCGAGCGCCACCGGCCGGTGATGGTCCACCGCGCCCTTCTCGGCAGCATGGAGCGCTTCTTCGGGGTGCTGATCGAGCACTACGCCGGCCACTTCCCGCTGTGGCTGGCCCCGGTGCAGTGCACCGTCATCCCGGTGCAGGACGACGTTCCCGAGGTGGTGGAGCTGGCCGGATCGATCGTCGCGCGGTTGGCCGCGGCCGGGCTCCGCGGCGAGGTCTCGGCGAAGCCCGGCGAGCGCATGGGGGCGCGGATCCGCGAGGCCAAGCTCCAGCGCGTCGCCTACATCGTCGTCGTCGGCAAGCAGGACGTGGAGCGCGGCGACGGCGTGGTCAGGGTGGAGGACGCCCGCCGCGGCGTCAAGGAGGACGTCGCCGTCGACGAGCTGGTCGCCCGGCTGCGCGCCGAGGT
- a CDS encoding MFS transporter gives MSRRAAPEPDAGPWPADETPPPAARIAPGLRPEDADGFVGVLRRTDFRLLWAAQVCSQLADKFLMFTLLVLVYTLSGRSTGSSLVMVAYTLPSVLLSAPAGVYADRHDKRSLMLGTNLLRGGLILLIPLSQHVPLLSDRAWPLLVITLLFSAVGQVFAPAEAASLPFLVRREQIMTATSLFMTTAVVTLVVGVPLATISVRVLGATAPFYVATALFAAASFCIWRVGTSLRAAAVEHPPARNIGRELREGLMILWSHPALRVALGISTVALIVVFSVFGLGPGYMSQLLGLQPTDTYLLLIPLTTGLVGSAVVLGRASHRREPSRSRLAAWSMASSGAALLGLGLVPGTLRQSSASVLAAPAAIGLAVAFGWSLGALLIPAFTVLQERTDEATRGRIFGGIFTIVNAAVALPLVLAGGFADGFGVARVVSVLGGGLLLAGVVAGTLARGQLGVLDVSATTHPPG, from the coding sequence GTGAGCCGGCGGGCGGCTCCGGAGCCGGACGCCGGCCCGTGGCCGGCCGACGAGACCCCGCCCCCGGCGGCCCGCATCGCCCCCGGCCTCCGTCCGGAGGACGCCGACGGCTTCGTGGGCGTGCTCCGCCGCACCGACTTCCGGCTGCTCTGGGCGGCCCAGGTGTGCAGCCAGCTGGCCGACAAGTTCCTGATGTTCACCCTGCTGGTGCTGGTCTACACCCTCAGCGGGCGGAGCACCGGCTCCTCGCTGGTGATGGTCGCGTACACCCTCCCCAGCGTCCTGCTCAGCGCCCCCGCGGGGGTGTACGCCGACCGCCACGACAAGCGGTCGCTGATGCTCGGCACCAACCTCCTGCGCGGGGGCCTGATCCTGCTCATCCCCCTGAGCCAGCACGTGCCCCTCCTGTCCGACCGGGCCTGGCCGCTGCTGGTCATCACCCTGCTCTTCAGCGCCGTGGGCCAGGTGTTCGCCCCCGCCGAGGCCGCCAGCCTGCCCTTCCTGGTGCGCCGCGAGCAGATCATGACCGCCACCTCGCTGTTCATGACCACCGCCGTGGTCACCCTGGTGGTGGGGGTGCCGCTGGCCACGATCAGCGTCCGGGTGCTGGGGGCGACCGCCCCCTTCTACGTGGCCACGGCGCTGTTCGCGGCCGCCTCGTTCTGCATCTGGCGGGTGGGCACCAGCCTGCGCGCCGCCGCGGTCGAGCATCCGCCCGCCCGGAACATCGGCCGGGAGCTGCGCGAGGGGCTGATGATCCTGTGGAGCCATCCCGCCCTGCGGGTCGCCCTGGGGATCAGCACGGTGGCGCTGATCGTGGTCTTCAGCGTCTTCGGGCTGGGGCCGGGCTACATGTCGCAGCTGCTCGGGCTCCAGCCCACCGACACCTATCTGCTCCTCATCCCGCTCACCACCGGGCTGGTGGGCAGCGCCGTGGTGCTGGGCCGGGCCAGCCACCGCCGCGAGCCGTCCCGGTCCCGGCTGGCGGCCTGGTCGATGGCCTCCTCCGGCGCCGCGCTGCTCGGCCTGGGTCTGGTGCCGGGCACGCTGCGGCAGAGCTCCGCCTCGGTGCTCGCCGCCCCGGCGGCGATCGGCCTCGCGGTCGCCTTCGGGTGGTCGCTCGGGGCGCTGCTGATCCCGGCCTTCACCGTCCTCCAGGAGCGCACCGACGAGGCCACCCGGGGGCGGATCTTCGGGGGGATCTTCACCATCGTCAACGCCGCCGTGGCCCTGCCGCTGGTGCTCGCCGGGGGGTTCGCCGACGGCTTCGGGGTGGCCCGGGTGGTCTCCGTGCTCGGCGGCGGCCTGCTCCTCGCCGGGGTGGTCGCCGGCACCCTCGCGCGGGGCCAGCTCGGGGTGCTCGACGTGTCCGCCACCACCCACCCCCCGGGCTGA